The proteins below come from a single Caulobacter segnis ATCC 21756 genomic window:
- a CDS encoding alpha/beta hydrolase: MAIETDRRALLGLAAGLAAMPALARAQDTPPAIETVDLWPKAAPGGEKVTVTERVILRTPGGDPNDTAFLNVTKPWLTMRRPAKPNGAAVLMIPGGGYVRVAVGKNGGPIDAWLASLGVTAFVMDYRLPADGWAAGPDVALQDAQRAIRLIRARAPSLGVDPAKVAVIGFSAGGHVAARLATQYGRDTYAAVDEADSQPTRPFATGLFYPVVTATLPHAHGQSVRQLLGATPTDAQRIAVSAEQHVPADAPPTFIAAAADDRVVPVENSVLMWQALRAKKIPVEMHLQEVGGHGFGLKGPDGQVAPSMLALDAFFRRHGLYA, encoded by the coding sequence GTGGCAATTGAAACCGACCGCCGCGCCCTGCTCGGCCTCGCCGCCGGCCTGGCGGCCATGCCCGCCCTGGCCCGCGCCCAGGACACGCCCCCGGCGATCGAAACCGTCGACCTTTGGCCCAAGGCGGCGCCCGGCGGCGAGAAGGTCACCGTCACCGAACGGGTGATCCTGCGCACCCCTGGCGGTGATCCGAACGACACGGCTTTTCTGAACGTGACCAAGCCCTGGCTGACCATGCGCCGGCCGGCCAAGCCGAACGGCGCGGCGGTGCTAATGATCCCGGGCGGCGGCTATGTTCGCGTGGCCGTCGGCAAGAACGGCGGACCAATCGACGCCTGGCTGGCCAGCCTGGGGGTCACGGCCTTCGTCATGGACTACCGCCTGCCCGCCGACGGATGGGCCGCAGGTCCGGACGTGGCCTTGCAGGACGCCCAGCGCGCCATCCGCCTGATCCGCGCCCGCGCTCCGTCCCTGGGCGTCGATCCCGCCAAGGTCGCGGTGATCGGATTTTCGGCCGGCGGCCATGTCGCGGCGCGCCTGGCGACCCAGTACGGCCGCGACACCTACGCCGCCGTCGATGAGGCGGACAGCCAACCGACCCGCCCCTTCGCGACTGGCCTGTTCTATCCTGTGGTCACAGCCACCCTGCCCCACGCCCATGGACAGTCGGTCAGGCAGTTGCTGGGCGCGACCCCGACAGACGCCCAGCGCATCGCCGTTTCGGCCGAGCAGCATGTGCCCGCGGACGCGCCGCCGACCTTCATCGCGGCCGCGGCCGACGACAGGGTGGTGCCCGTCGAGAACAGCGTGCTGATGTGGCAGGCCCTGCGCGCCAAGAAGATCCCGGTCGAGATGCATTTGCAGGAGGTCGGCGGCCACGGCTTTGGCCTCAAGGGGCCCGATGGTCAGGTCGCTCCGTCGATGTTGGCGCTGGACGCCTTCTTCCGGCGCCACGGTCTCTACGCGTGA
- a CDS encoding rhamnogalacturonan acetylesterase — MILDRRTLLTGLALAPSIALAREAASVWTFDFQTSSPKPYDPAAGHGWEPGPGRLFSVKVPEGDYRVALDMGGDQASETTIKAEARRLMLESVRVGAGETETRTIIVNVRRPDLAPPPPNAPGGTRVLLNPREDGSYAWDDKLTLEFCGPTAAVRRLRIEPVTVPTVFLAGDSTVTDQRFEPAAGWGQMLPRFFKPEISVANHAESGETLKSFLIERRLDKILSRIKPGDWLLIQFGHNDQKTQWPQTYAEAATTYRDYLRVYAGEARRRGATPVFVTSMHRHRFDAAGKVVDTLGDYPKAMRETAGDLGAPLIDLHAMSAAFYEALGPKEAWKAFNDGGKDLTHHNNYGAYQLARCVVEGVRTHVPDLAAHLAGDLPPFDPARPPSPDAFTLPPSAVASQEQLRGN, encoded by the coding sequence ATGATCCTGGATCGGCGGACACTGCTGACGGGCCTCGCGCTCGCGCCTAGCATCGCGCTCGCCAGGGAGGCCGCGTCCGTGTGGACCTTTGATTTCCAAACGTCGTCCCCCAAGCCTTATGACCCGGCCGCGGGCCACGGATGGGAGCCGGGCCCCGGGCGCCTGTTCTCGGTGAAGGTTCCAGAGGGCGACTACCGCGTCGCTCTGGACATGGGCGGCGACCAGGCCAGCGAGACCACGATCAAGGCCGAAGCCAGACGGCTGATGCTGGAAAGCGTCCGCGTCGGCGCCGGCGAGACCGAAACGCGGACGATCATCGTCAATGTCCGCCGTCCGGACCTCGCGCCACCGCCTCCCAACGCGCCTGGTGGAACACGCGTCCTGCTCAATCCGCGCGAGGACGGCAGCTACGCCTGGGACGACAAGCTGACTCTGGAGTTCTGCGGCCCGACCGCCGCCGTGCGACGCCTCCGGATCGAGCCGGTCACGGTCCCAACCGTATTTCTGGCGGGCGACTCGACCGTCACCGACCAGCGCTTCGAACCGGCCGCCGGCTGGGGCCAGATGCTGCCGCGCTTCTTCAAGCCCGAAATCTCGGTCGCCAACCACGCCGAGTCCGGCGAGACCCTGAAGTCGTTCCTGATCGAGCGCCGTCTCGACAAGATCCTCAGCCGGATCAAGCCCGGGGACTGGCTGCTGATCCAGTTCGGCCACAACGATCAGAAGACCCAGTGGCCGCAGACCTACGCCGAGGCCGCCACCACCTATCGGGACTACCTGCGCGTCTATGCCGGCGAAGCCCGGCGACGCGGCGCGACGCCCGTGTTCGTCACGTCCATGCACCGCCACCGCTTCGACGCGGCCGGAAAGGTGGTCGACACCTTGGGCGACTATCCCAAGGCCATGCGCGAAACGGCGGGCGACTTGGGCGCCCCGCTGATCGACCTCCACGCCATGAGCGCCGCCTTCTACGAGGCTCTGGGGCCCAAGGAAGCCTGGAAGGCCTTCAACGACGGCGGCAAGGACCTGACACACCACAACAACTACGGCGCCTATCAACTCGCGCGCTGCGTCGTCGAGGGCGTCCGGACCCATGTTCCTGATCTCGCCGCCCATCTGGCGGGCGACTTGCCGCCGTTCGATCCGGCCCGCCCGCCTTCGCCCGACGCCTTCACTCTGCCGCCCAGCGCGGTCGCCAGTCAGGAGCAACTCCGTGGCAATTGA
- a CDS encoding TonB-dependent receptor — protein MHFSTTRRRKVAATASILALSAGIAIADQAMAQTAPADASEATVVEEIVVGTRASLQSAMNRKKRAGTISDSIVAEDISQFPDKNVGEALGRITGVQLARDFGEGNAVSIRGVEPDLNRVEINGMSTLSTAGNLQVYGGGGRSNDFRELASELVQSIDVFKGFTADMTEGGVGGTVSVKTRKPLDFKKPTLSLTASAQNLDTASSWKPRGNLFAATRLLDGRLGLMANVTYDKVDTRGDYVRNTSWGRFADFDNSADKTVDYYSTAYNAQINALAKGVTSQASCNTLTTPDATQISTTNLRNACLSQWYDYAPRTARYGVWTRSDERVSAEFTAQYRFTDKIDAWVSYNRNERKNRLNDINYGTDFTSATRLRNAASATACSSTDTTASSVKVDANHNVTSYTLGNCLTTSGAGGYGGFGISARDFSNDTTSNYYSFGANYRGDRLQVEFQGSKADTSNVAQTNNVSVTFDTPGMTVSLDPATGNPSFAFASGYSPSDASAIRQWQIQYRPSNAASKEEQYKLDFDYDTRLRFIPKIEFGGRMTDFSTKGYGYGGFILNPGSNPYSTTDDTVIYSNAVNSTATILGSQAADQTNPVNASAASTTGYWSTTETWSRAFSNSVFAQAMTGLPSDFYFGGGSIPSTWNYPNFASVAQYLDTSHFNLNNLEKTTGSDGKAYSQFPYNIAEKTDAQYLKFNYEFPLAGFDVEGNFGVRRVHTETSGSGVSTRQQTYAATNGGSSTTYTIGNSLASMKKSYTVWLPSFNAGLWVIPNQLAARAGFAQLMARPRMDFLMPTVTCTTDNSPDANGEFDEPSCTAGNPELKPYRANQYDLSFEYYPNKDTQVSVGLFKKDIRSFYVSSRTLIGKRDVYGDGTLYNYNTYINGDGAKISGVEITAKTAFTFLPGILSGLGVDANYTYQKAKNVELYSQLDGSPLPFPGLSSDSANLTVWYDKGPINARLAYNYRSKYLVSAADNSGQPVYRDATGYLDGKVTWKPKQLFNLQGLSFFVEGKNLTKEEERSTAGDIRLTELGYFGRRFFVGMGLKF, from the coding sequence ATGCATTTCTCGACGACCCGTCGCCGTAAGGTCGCCGCCACCGCGTCTATCCTGGCGCTGAGCGCCGGCATCGCCATCGCCGATCAAGCTATGGCTCAGACCGCCCCCGCCGACGCCTCGGAGGCGACTGTCGTCGAGGAAATCGTCGTCGGGACGCGCGCCAGCCTGCAATCGGCGATGAATCGCAAGAAGCGCGCGGGCACCATCTCCGACTCGATCGTCGCCGAGGACATCAGCCAGTTCCCCGACAAGAACGTCGGCGAGGCCCTGGGGCGCATCACTGGCGTTCAGCTGGCTCGCGACTTCGGTGAAGGCAACGCGGTCTCGATCCGTGGCGTCGAGCCCGACCTGAACCGGGTCGAAATCAACGGCATGAGCACGCTGTCCACGGCCGGCAACCTGCAGGTCTATGGCGGCGGCGGTCGTTCGAACGACTTCCGTGAACTGGCCTCGGAGCTGGTTCAGTCGATCGACGTGTTCAAGGGCTTCACCGCCGACATGACCGAGGGCGGCGTCGGGGGCACGGTCTCGGTCAAGACCCGCAAGCCGCTGGACTTCAAGAAGCCCACGCTGTCGCTGACCGCTTCGGCTCAAAATCTCGACACCGCCAGCAGCTGGAAGCCGCGTGGCAACCTGTTCGCCGCGACCCGCCTGCTGGACGGTCGCCTGGGCCTGATGGCCAACGTCACCTACGACAAGGTCGATACGCGCGGCGACTATGTCCGCAACACGTCCTGGGGCCGCTTCGCGGACTTCGACAACTCGGCCGACAAGACGGTCGACTACTACAGCACCGCCTACAACGCGCAGATCAATGCGCTGGCCAAGGGCGTGACGAGCCAGGCGAGCTGCAACACGCTGACCACGCCTGACGCGACCCAGATCTCGACGACCAACTTGCGCAACGCCTGCTTGTCGCAATGGTATGACTATGCGCCCCGGACCGCCCGCTACGGCGTCTGGACGCGCAGCGACGAGCGCGTCTCGGCCGAGTTCACCGCTCAGTATCGCTTCACCGACAAGATCGACGCCTGGGTCAGCTACAATCGCAACGAGCGTAAGAACCGCCTGAACGACATCAACTACGGCACCGACTTCACCTCGGCCACGCGTCTGCGTAACGCGGCCTCCGCCACGGCATGCTCGAGCACCGACACGACGGCGTCTTCGGTCAAGGTCGACGCCAACCACAACGTCACCTCGTACACCCTGGGCAACTGCCTGACGACGTCGGGCGCTGGCGGCTATGGCGGCTTCGGCATTAGCGCCCGTGACTTCTCGAACGATACGACCAGCAACTACTACAGCTTCGGAGCCAACTATCGCGGCGACCGTCTGCAGGTCGAATTCCAGGGCTCAAAGGCCGACACCAGCAACGTCGCCCAGACCAACAACGTCAGCGTGACGTTCGACACGCCCGGAATGACGGTTTCTCTGGACCCGGCGACTGGCAATCCTTCGTTCGCCTTCGCCAGCGGCTACAGCCCGTCCGACGCCTCGGCGATCCGCCAGTGGCAGATCCAGTATCGTCCCTCCAACGCGGCCTCCAAGGAAGAGCAGTACAAGCTCGACTTCGACTACGACACGCGTCTGCGGTTCATCCCGAAGATCGAGTTCGGTGGTCGCATGACCGACTTCTCGACCAAGGGTTATGGCTACGGCGGCTTCATCCTGAACCCCGGCTCCAACCCGTATTCGACGACCGACGATACGGTGATCTATTCGAACGCGGTGAACTCGACGGCCACGATCCTCGGCTCGCAGGCCGCCGACCAGACCAATCCGGTCAACGCCTCGGCCGCTTCGACCACGGGCTACTGGTCCACGACCGAGACCTGGTCGCGCGCCTTCTCGAACTCGGTCTTCGCCCAGGCGATGACCGGCCTGCCCAGCGACTTCTATTTCGGCGGCGGCTCTATCCCGTCGACCTGGAACTACCCGAACTTCGCGTCGGTGGCGCAGTATCTCGACACCTCGCACTTCAACCTGAACAACCTCGAGAAGACGACGGGAAGCGACGGCAAGGCCTACAGCCAGTTCCCGTACAACATCGCTGAAAAGACCGACGCCCAGTACCTGAAGTTCAACTACGAGTTCCCGCTGGCCGGCTTCGACGTCGAAGGAAATTTCGGCGTTCGCCGGGTCCACACCGAGACCAGCGGCAGCGGCGTCTCCACGCGTCAGCAGACCTACGCGGCCACCAACGGCGGGTCCTCGACGACCTATACGATCGGCAACTCGCTCGCGAGCATGAAGAAGAGCTACACGGTGTGGCTCCCCAGCTTCAACGCTGGCCTTTGGGTCATCCCGAACCAGCTGGCCGCCCGCGCGGGCTTCGCCCAGCTGATGGCCCGTCCGCGGATGGACTTCCTGATGCCGACGGTGACCTGCACGACCGACAACTCGCCCGACGCGAACGGCGAGTTCGACGAGCCGAGCTGCACCGCCGGCAATCCCGAGCTGAAGCCGTACCGCGCCAACCAGTACGACCTGTCGTTCGAATACTATCCGAACAAGGACACCCAGGTGTCGGTCGGTCTGTTCAAGAAGGACATCAGGTCGTTCTACGTCTCGAGCCGAACCCTGATCGGCAAACGTGACGTCTATGGCGACGGTACGCTCTACAACTACAACACCTATATCAATGGCGACGGCGCCAAGATCTCGGGCGTGGAAATCACGGCCAAGACCGCCTTCACCTTCCTGCCCGGCATCCTGTCGGGCCTGGGGGTCGACGCCAACTACACCTATCAGAAGGCCAAGAACGTCGAGCTCTATTCCCAGCTAGACGGTTCGCCGCTGCCGTTCCCGGGCCTGTCCTCCGACAGCGCCAACCTGACGGTCTGGTACGACAAGGGGCCGATCAACGCCCGCCTGGCCTACAACTACCGCTCCAAGTATCTGGTCTCGGCCGCCGACAACTCGGGTCAACCGGTCTACCGCGACGCGACCGGCTACCTCGACGGCAAGGTCACGTGGAAGCCGAAGCAACTGTTCAACCTGCAGGGCCTGTCCTTCTTCGTCGAAGGCAAGAACCTGACCAAGGAAGAAGAGCGCTCGACCGCCGGCGACATCCGCCTGACCGAGCTGGGCTACTTCGGTCGCCGCTTCTTTGTCGGCATGGGCCTGAAGTTCTAA
- a CDS encoding DUF6250 domain-containing protein, which produces MILDRRSLLASLAATPFADQAPYRREQRLFADDFRRGLDQWVIEAEKPATAQARDGVLEIIAPGGLTAWFKPELIGPAAITYQAQAVSAGGPYDRVSDLNAFWMAREVDGGSPLDHPRSGAFADYDTLKTYYVGHGGNSNTTTRFRRYVGRPGERPLLPQHDHAAPEEMLTPNRWVSVRLVADGRRIEYWSDGRRLFDLDDPAPYPRGWFGLRTTQSHLRIRDFAVFRLAL; this is translated from the coding sequence ATGATCCTCGACCGGCGTAGCCTGCTCGCCAGCCTCGCCGCGACGCCGTTCGCGGACCAAGCGCCCTATCGCCGCGAGCAACGCCTGTTCGCCGACGACTTCCGCCGGGGCCTCGATCAATGGGTCATCGAGGCGGAAAAGCCCGCGACGGCGCAGGCGCGAGACGGCGTGCTGGAGATCATCGCGCCGGGCGGGCTGACGGCCTGGTTCAAGCCCGAGCTCATCGGCCCGGCAGCCATCACCTATCAGGCTCAAGCCGTGTCGGCCGGCGGTCCCTACGACCGGGTCAGCGACCTGAACGCATTCTGGATGGCGCGCGAGGTCGACGGCGGATCGCCGCTGGACCATCCGCGCAGCGGCGCTTTCGCCGACTACGACACGCTGAAAACCTACTATGTGGGCCATGGCGGCAACAGCAACACGACCACCCGCTTCCGCCGTTATGTCGGGCGTCCGGGCGAGCGGCCGCTCCTGCCCCAGCACGACCACGCCGCGCCTGAAGAAATGCTGACGCCCAATCGGTGGGTGTCGGTACGCCTTGTGGCGGATGGGCGCCGCATCGAATACTGGAGCGACGGGCGACGGCTCTTCGATCTCGATGACCCGGCGCCCTACCCGCGCGGATGGTTCGGCCTTCGGACCACCCAGAGCCACCTGCGCATCCGCGACTTCGCCGTCTTCCGACTGGCGCTCTGA
- a CDS encoding rhamnogalacturonidase, translated as MIEGGPALATEAINAAIAHAHARGGGEVVLPAGRHLSFSIRLLSGVTLRLEEGCVLEAADPALHGGAYDPAEPNPHDLWQDFGHSHWRNSLIWGEDLEDVAILGPGRIDGAGLTREGPGSRWSRQSGEFPLSMAGLSAEAMAELSPAIEAMVGLGNKAIALKRVKRARIEGLTIFRGGHFAVLASGCEDLVLRDLIIDTNRDGLDIDACRDVLVSGCRVNTPNDDAIVLKSSLALGEPIATERVTIERCEVSGFDLGTMLDGTFGRTQQRAPDQDRVTGRIKLGTESNGGFRDIVVRDCRFTRSRGLALEVVDGGTMENVMVERLVMQEVTTAPIFLRVGDRRRGPEGTPVGAMRNIVLREITATDILPDYAATIAGLPDAPIANVTLSNIRLSYRGGGLAGWAERPGDLPEAYPEPSMFGPSPAHGLWARHVDGLKIEKLSIETETPDRRPERLFENVRQTEAS; from the coding sequence GTGATCGAAGGCGGCCCGGCCCTGGCGACCGAGGCGATCAACGCCGCGATCGCCCACGCCCACGCCCGCGGCGGCGGCGAGGTCGTTCTGCCTGCGGGCCGCCATCTGTCCTTCTCGATCCGCCTGCTCAGCGGCGTCACCCTTCGCCTGGAGGAGGGATGCGTGCTGGAAGCGGCCGATCCGGCGCTTCACGGCGGGGCCTATGATCCGGCCGAACCCAATCCGCACGACCTATGGCAGGACTTCGGCCACAGCCACTGGCGAAACAGCCTGATCTGGGGCGAGGACCTTGAGGACGTGGCGATCCTGGGCCCGGGCCGCATCGACGGGGCGGGCCTGACGCGCGAAGGCCCCGGCTCGCGCTGGTCGCGCCAGTCGGGCGAGTTTCCGCTCAGCATGGCGGGCCTGTCGGCGGAAGCGATGGCTGAGCTGTCACCGGCGATCGAGGCGATGGTCGGCCTCGGCAACAAGGCCATCGCGCTCAAGCGTGTGAAGCGAGCCCGCATCGAGGGCCTGACGATCTTCCGAGGCGGCCATTTCGCCGTCCTGGCCTCAGGCTGCGAAGACCTCGTCCTGCGCGACCTCATCATCGACACCAACCGCGACGGCCTCGACATCGACGCCTGCCGCGACGTGCTGGTCTCCGGCTGCCGGGTCAACACGCCCAACGATGATGCGATCGTCCTGAAGAGCTCTCTGGCGCTCGGAGAGCCCATCGCGACCGAACGCGTGACCATCGAGCGCTGCGAGGTCAGCGGCTTCGACCTTGGGACCATGCTCGACGGGACCTTTGGTCGGACCCAGCAGCGCGCGCCCGACCAGGATCGCGTCACCGGTCGCATCAAGCTGGGCACGGAGTCCAACGGCGGCTTCCGCGACATCGTCGTCCGCGACTGCCGCTTCACCCGCTCGAGGGGCCTCGCCCTGGAGGTGGTCGACGGCGGGACCATGGAGAACGTCATGGTCGAGCGGCTCGTCATGCAGGAGGTCACCACGGCCCCAATCTTCCTGCGCGTCGGTGATCGTCGGCGCGGCCCGGAGGGCACGCCCGTGGGCGCCATGCGAAACATCGTGCTGCGCGAGATCACGGCGACCGATATCCTGCCCGACTACGCCGCCACGATCGCGGGCCTGCCGGACGCGCCGATCGCGAACGTGACGCTGTCGAACATCCGCCTGTCGTATCGCGGCGGCGGCCTGGCGGGCTGGGCCGAGCGCCCCGGGGATCTCCCCGAAGCCTATCCGGAACCCAGCATGTTCGGCCCCTCCCCGGCCCACGGGCTCTGGGCGCGGCACGTGGACGGCCTCAAGATCGAGAAGCTGTCCATCGAGACCGAGACTCCGGACCGGCGGCCGGAGCGCCTGTTTGAGAATGTCCGACAGACGGAGGCCTCATGA
- a CDS encoding flippase-like domain-containing protein, with protein sequence MTDKSGKRGGAARGWLLTVGVALLAILLATHGAGAVRALVAEVGWQAILVVAAHLPVTFMATVGWQVLLPPDRRPSLPFLFRLRLIKEAVNALLPVAQVGGEVVRAKLAARQGLTLAESTASCVVDVLAGTVGLVLFVLASLAVAMATLRDPSLAQAGLAVVGVVFLIATILFIAHKAGVGQRIGQFSQRWTAIAGRVGALGDAFRDIGARRKEIGASWAWHMAAWLAGAFETYVSMWALGLHPTLVQALIVEGLAQTAKVVGFAIPGALGVQEGGYLLLGGALGLSPDQALALSLLRRLRELTLGALGLVLWRTTRPATSMPTGETSAATAS encoded by the coding sequence ATGACGGACAAGAGCGGTAAGCGCGGGGGCGCGGCGCGAGGCTGGCTGCTGACGGTCGGCGTGGCCCTCTTGGCGATCCTGTTGGCCACTCACGGCGCCGGCGCCGTGCGCGCCCTGGTCGCCGAAGTGGGGTGGCAAGCCATCCTGGTCGTGGCTGCGCACCTGCCGGTGACCTTCATGGCCACTGTCGGCTGGCAGGTGCTGTTGCCGCCCGACCGCCGGCCATCGCTGCCGTTCCTGTTCCGGCTGAGGCTGATCAAGGAGGCGGTCAACGCCCTGCTGCCGGTGGCGCAGGTCGGCGGCGAGGTCGTGCGGGCCAAGCTAGCCGCGCGTCAGGGTCTGACCCTGGCCGAAAGCACGGCCAGCTGCGTCGTCGATGTTCTCGCCGGCACCGTCGGGTTGGTGCTGTTCGTGCTCGCCAGCCTGGCGGTCGCCATGGCCACCCTGCGCGATCCGAGTCTGGCCCAGGCGGGCCTGGCCGTTGTCGGCGTCGTGTTCCTGATCGCCACGATCCTGTTCATCGCGCACAAGGCCGGCGTCGGCCAGCGTATCGGCCAGTTCTCCCAAAGATGGACAGCGATCGCCGGCCGCGTCGGCGCGCTCGGCGACGCCTTTCGCGACATCGGCGCTCGGCGGAAGGAGATCGGCGCGTCCTGGGCCTGGCACATGGCCGCCTGGCTCGCGGGCGCGTTCGAAACCTACGTCTCCATGTGGGCCCTGGGCTTGCACCCCACGCTGGTCCAGGCCCTGATCGTCGAGGGCTTGGCCCAGACAGCCAAGGTCGTCGGCTTCGCCATTCCCGGCGCGCTCGGCGTCCAGGAGGGCGGCTATCTATTGCTGGGCGGCGCGCTGGGCCTGTCGCCGGACCAGGCTCTGGCCCTCTCGCTGTTGCGACGCCTGCGTGAACTCACCCTAGGCGCTCTAGGCCTCGTGCTCTGGCGAACAACACGTCCGGCGACGTCCATGCCCACCGGCGAGACCTCTGCGGCTACCGCCTCGTAG